In Anas platyrhynchos isolate ZD024472 breed Pekin duck chromosome 7, IASCAAS_PekinDuck_T2T, whole genome shotgun sequence, one genomic interval encodes:
- the FAIM gene encoding fas apoptotic inhibitory molecule 1 isoform X1, translating into MASREEITVYEDEVRSRYSHLEKMTDLVAVWEVALSDGVHKIEFEHGTTSGKRVVYVDGKEEIRKEWMFKLVGKETFTVGVAKTKATINIDAVGGFAYEYTLEINGKSLKKYMENRSKTTNTWVLSLGGTDYRIVLEKDTMDVWCNGKKMETAGEFVEDGTETHFSVGDHSCYIKAVSSGKRKEGIIHTLIVDDREIPEALE; encoded by the exons ATGGCATCCCGCGAGGAGATTACTGTCTATGAAGATGAAGTAAG GTCTCGGTACAGCCACTTGGAGAAGATGACAGACCTGGTGGCTGTTTGGGAAGTAGCTTTAAGCGATGGTGTCCACAAGATTGAATTCGAACACGGGACCACTTCAGGAAAACGTGTCGTCTATGTTGATGGCAAG gagGAAATACGAAAAGAATGGATGTTTAAATTAGTGGGTAAAGAAACATTTACTGTCGGAGTAGCCAAAACCAAAGCTACTATTAACATTGATGCAGTCGGTGGTTTTGCATATGAATATACTTTGGAGATCAATGGAAAAAGCCTCAAGAAATATATGGAGAACAGgtcaaaaacaacaaatactTGGGTACTGAGCTTGGGTGGTACAGACTATAGGATTGTTCTAG AAAAGGACACAATGGATGTGTGGTGCAACggtaaaaaaatggaaacagcg GGTGAATTTGTAGAAGATGGGACTGAAACTCACTTCAGTGTTGGTGACCACAGCTGTTACATTAAGGCTGTCAGTAGTGGAAAACGAAAGGAAGGAATTATTCATACTCTTATTGTGGATGACAGAGAAATCCCAGAGGCTTTGGAGTAG
- the FAIM gene encoding fas apoptotic inhibitory molecule 1 isoform X2, translating into MTDLVAVWEVALSDGVHKIEFEHGTTSGKRVVYVDGKEEIRKEWMFKLVGKETFTVGVAKTKATINIDAVGGFAYEYTLEINGKSLKKYMENRSKTTNTWVLSLGGTDYRIVLEKDTMDVWCNGKKMETAGEFVEDGTETHFSVGDHSCYIKAVSSGKRKEGIIHTLIVDDREIPEALE; encoded by the exons ATGACAGACCTGGTGGCTGTTTGGGAAGTAGCTTTAAGCGATGGTGTCCACAAGATTGAATTCGAACACGGGACCACTTCAGGAAAACGTGTCGTCTATGTTGATGGCAAG gagGAAATACGAAAAGAATGGATGTTTAAATTAGTGGGTAAAGAAACATTTACTGTCGGAGTAGCCAAAACCAAAGCTACTATTAACATTGATGCAGTCGGTGGTTTTGCATATGAATATACTTTGGAGATCAATGGAAAAAGCCTCAAGAAATATATGGAGAACAGgtcaaaaacaacaaatactTGGGTACTGAGCTTGGGTGGTACAGACTATAGGATTGTTCTAG AAAAGGACACAATGGATGTGTGGTGCAACggtaaaaaaatggaaacagcg GGTGAATTTGTAGAAGATGGGACTGAAACTCACTTCAGTGTTGGTGACCACAGCTGTTACATTAAGGCTGTCAGTAGTGGAAAACGAAAGGAAGGAATTATTCATACTCTTATTGTGGATGACAGAGAAATCCCAGAGGCTTTGGAGTAG
- the CEP70 gene encoding centrosomal protein of 70 kDa isoform X1 has protein sequence MAEQEKAEWENLNKLLMRHGLRPVSLAAPQNSRNVSDMIVIDTQSSLGIRLALTTLVEDTDRHQRMMQGLMQANRNLRDEIRQERGRASRQEQRANELENVVKNIKSKICQLEDETIAKVCQQQNQVKELQKDQQVSQSKYQQQQEKLQEQEEIIARLQKELCKAGMEEQQRVAAQTKMFCRFCKRAPKSLLDQQFLCLIDYYESQINQMKKELRQYKKDEDHVQREVKSKEEFLNLDATPNYRALLMSFQNQLLEAKARNEQLVLENANLKKDLETRPTAQELKLYKQRVKKLEKILKKTIQSSGSGIREGTEEKKEPENTAGADQLQAVSQQYLQVLSNIDSIIRSPRAPPLIYRRSKGPVQNYVKENGQECGFEHLPLTIEMWADQLMALKDLHRSLRKLTLELVPWHTTDPQENRESIRVQDLQFIVDTVLEEIENKEKNSQTPSLPTLYAIILHFQKLFDVNSLNGIYPRMNEVYTKLGELTNAMRNLHELLELDSSVPPTVVVDTVGKLCDIINENVNEQVQQLLGTQDIHSIINKLEEHECFFPPFQALIQDLLRLLEISNLDDILPTVQNLKLAAS, from the exons ATGGctgag CAGGAGAAAGCCGAATGGGAAAACTTAAACAAGCTATTAATGCGGCATGGGTTGAGACCAGTGAGTCTTGCTGCCCcccaaaacagcagaaatgtaTCAG aTATGATCGTCATAGATACTCAGTCTTCTCTGGGAATAAGGCTTGCATTAACAACATTGGTGGAAGACACTGACCGCCACCAGCGGATGATGCAAGGCCTCATGCAGGCTAATCGTAATCTGAG AGATGAGATACGACAGGAACGAGGTCGGGCATCTCGACAAGAACAACGGGCTAATGAGTTGGAAAACGTGGTGAAAAACATTAAATCAAAAATTTGTCAGCTGGAAGATGAGACGATAGCTAAAGTTTGCCAGCAACAGAATCAAGTCAAAGAACTTCAAAAAGATCAGCAGGTCTCACAG TCAAAATATCAACAGCAACAGGAAAAGCTGCAAGAACAGGAAGAAATTATTGCCCGCTTGCAGAAGGAGCTGTGCAAAGCTGggatggaggagcagcagcgTGTTGCCGCTCAAACCAAAATGTTTTGCCGGTTTTGCAAAAGAGCTCCCAAGTCGCTTCTGGATCAGCA gtttctttgTCTGATTGATTACTATGAATCTCAAATTAATCAAATGAAAAAGGAGCTAAG GCaatataaaaaagatgaagatcACGTACAGAGAGAAGTAAAAAGCAAGGAAGAGTTTTTAAATCTGGATGCTACTCCTAATTATAGAGCACTGCTGATG TCTTTCCAGAATCAGCTTCTTGAAGCAAAAGCCAGGAATGAACAGCTTGTGCTTGAAAATGCAAATCTCAAGAAAGATTTGGAAACAAG ACCTACTGCACAGGAATTAAAACTTTACAAGCAGCGAGTGAAGAAACTAgagaaaattttaaagaaaactatcCA GTCTTCAGGGAGCGGTATCAGAgaaggaacagaagaaaagaaagagccTGAGAATACTGCAGGAGCAGaccagctgcaggcagtgagCCAGCAGTACTTACAG GTGTTGTCCAATATCGATTCTATCATACGAAGTCCAAGAGCTCCGCCATTAATATATAGGCGCAGTAAAGGGCCAGTGCAAAATTATGTCAAAGAGAACGGACAGGAATGTGGATTTGAGCACCTTCCACTCACTATAGAAATGTGGGCAGATCAGCTAATGGCCCTAAAG GATTTACACAGGTCATTGAGAAAACTGACTCTGGAACTGGTGCCCTGGCACACCACAGATCCACAGGAAAACAGAGAATCCATACGAGTTCAAGACCTTCAGTTCATTGTAGATACAGTtttggaagaaatagaaaacaaggaaaag AACAGCCAGACGCCATCCTTACCGACACTGTATGCAATAATCTTGCACTTCCAGAAGCTGTTTGATGTGAATTCTCTGAACGGCATTTATCCACGAATGAATGAGGTTTACACAAAACTGGGGGAACTGACCAACGCTATGAGAAATCTCCACGAGCTCCTGGAACTAG atagTTCAGTTCCACCCACTGTGGTAGTGGATACTGTTGGGAAACTGTGTGACATCATTAACGAGAATGTGAATGAGCAGGTACAGCAGCTTCTGGGGACCCAAGACATTCACAG TATAATCAATAAGCTAGAAGAACATGAGTGCTTCTTTCCACCATTTCAAGCTCTCATTCAAGATTTGCTCCGTCTTCTAG AGATCAGTAACCTGGATGATATTTTACCTACTGTACAAAACTTGAAATTGGCAGCTAGTTAA
- the CEP70 gene encoding centrosomal protein of 70 kDa isoform X2, producing the protein MRHGLRPVSLAAPQNSRNVSDMIVIDTQSSLGIRLALTTLVEDTDRHQRMMQGLMQANRNLRDEIRQERGRASRQEQRANELENVVKNIKSKICQLEDETIAKVCQQQNQVKELQKDQQVSQSKYQQQQEKLQEQEEIIARLQKELCKAGMEEQQRVAAQTKMFCRFCKRAPKSLLDQQFLCLIDYYESQINQMKKELRQYKKDEDHVQREVKSKEEFLNLDATPNYRALLMSFQNQLLEAKARNEQLVLENANLKKDLETRPTAQELKLYKQRVKKLEKILKKTIQSSGSGIREGTEEKKEPENTAGADQLQAVSQQYLQVLSNIDSIIRSPRAPPLIYRRSKGPVQNYVKENGQECGFEHLPLTIEMWADQLMALKDLHRSLRKLTLELVPWHTTDPQENRESIRVQDLQFIVDTVLEEIENKEKNSQTPSLPTLYAIILHFQKLFDVNSLNGIYPRMNEVYTKLGELTNAMRNLHELLELDSSVPPTVVVDTVGKLCDIINENVNEQVQQLLGTQDIHSIINKLEEHECFFPPFQALIQDLLRLLEISNLDDILPTVQNLKLAAS; encoded by the exons ATGCGGCATGGGTTGAGACCAGTGAGTCTTGCTGCCCcccaaaacagcagaaatgtaTCAG aTATGATCGTCATAGATACTCAGTCTTCTCTGGGAATAAGGCTTGCATTAACAACATTGGTGGAAGACACTGACCGCCACCAGCGGATGATGCAAGGCCTCATGCAGGCTAATCGTAATCTGAG AGATGAGATACGACAGGAACGAGGTCGGGCATCTCGACAAGAACAACGGGCTAATGAGTTGGAAAACGTGGTGAAAAACATTAAATCAAAAATTTGTCAGCTGGAAGATGAGACGATAGCTAAAGTTTGCCAGCAACAGAATCAAGTCAAAGAACTTCAAAAAGATCAGCAGGTCTCACAG TCAAAATATCAACAGCAACAGGAAAAGCTGCAAGAACAGGAAGAAATTATTGCCCGCTTGCAGAAGGAGCTGTGCAAAGCTGggatggaggagcagcagcgTGTTGCCGCTCAAACCAAAATGTTTTGCCGGTTTTGCAAAAGAGCTCCCAAGTCGCTTCTGGATCAGCA gtttctttgTCTGATTGATTACTATGAATCTCAAATTAATCAAATGAAAAAGGAGCTAAG GCaatataaaaaagatgaagatcACGTACAGAGAGAAGTAAAAAGCAAGGAAGAGTTTTTAAATCTGGATGCTACTCCTAATTATAGAGCACTGCTGATG TCTTTCCAGAATCAGCTTCTTGAAGCAAAAGCCAGGAATGAACAGCTTGTGCTTGAAAATGCAAATCTCAAGAAAGATTTGGAAACAAG ACCTACTGCACAGGAATTAAAACTTTACAAGCAGCGAGTGAAGAAACTAgagaaaattttaaagaaaactatcCA GTCTTCAGGGAGCGGTATCAGAgaaggaacagaagaaaagaaagagccTGAGAATACTGCAGGAGCAGaccagctgcaggcagtgagCCAGCAGTACTTACAG GTGTTGTCCAATATCGATTCTATCATACGAAGTCCAAGAGCTCCGCCATTAATATATAGGCGCAGTAAAGGGCCAGTGCAAAATTATGTCAAAGAGAACGGACAGGAATGTGGATTTGAGCACCTTCCACTCACTATAGAAATGTGGGCAGATCAGCTAATGGCCCTAAAG GATTTACACAGGTCATTGAGAAAACTGACTCTGGAACTGGTGCCCTGGCACACCACAGATCCACAGGAAAACAGAGAATCCATACGAGTTCAAGACCTTCAGTTCATTGTAGATACAGTtttggaagaaatagaaaacaaggaaaag AACAGCCAGACGCCATCCTTACCGACACTGTATGCAATAATCTTGCACTTCCAGAAGCTGTTTGATGTGAATTCTCTGAACGGCATTTATCCACGAATGAATGAGGTTTACACAAAACTGGGGGAACTGACCAACGCTATGAGAAATCTCCACGAGCTCCTGGAACTAG atagTTCAGTTCCACCCACTGTGGTAGTGGATACTGTTGGGAAACTGTGTGACATCATTAACGAGAATGTGAATGAGCAGGTACAGCAGCTTCTGGGGACCCAAGACATTCACAG TATAATCAATAAGCTAGAAGAACATGAGTGCTTCTTTCCACCATTTCAAGCTCTCATTCAAGATTTGCTCCGTCTTCTAG AGATCAGTAACCTGGATGATATTTTACCTACTGTACAAAACTTGAAATTGGCAGCTAGTTAA
- the CEP70 gene encoding centrosomal protein of 70 kDa isoform X3 encodes MIVIDTQSSLGIRLALTTLVEDTDRHQRMMQGLMQANRNLRDEIRQERGRASRQEQRANELENVVKNIKSKICQLEDETIAKVCQQQNQVKELQKDQQVSQSKYQQQQEKLQEQEEIIARLQKELCKAGMEEQQRVAAQTKMFCRFCKRAPKSLLDQQFLCLIDYYESQINQMKKELRQYKKDEDHVQREVKSKEEFLNLDATPNYRALLMSFQNQLLEAKARNEQLVLENANLKKDLETRPTAQELKLYKQRVKKLEKILKKTIQSSGSGIREGTEEKKEPENTAGADQLQAVSQQYLQVLSNIDSIIRSPRAPPLIYRRSKGPVQNYVKENGQECGFEHLPLTIEMWADQLMALKDLHRSLRKLTLELVPWHTTDPQENRESIRVQDLQFIVDTVLEEIENKEKNSQTPSLPTLYAIILHFQKLFDVNSLNGIYPRMNEVYTKLGELTNAMRNLHELLELDSSVPPTVVVDTVGKLCDIINENVNEQVQQLLGTQDIHSIINKLEEHECFFPPFQALIQDLLRLLEISNLDDILPTVQNLKLAAS; translated from the exons ATGATCGTCATAGATACTCAGTCTTCTCTGGGAATAAGGCTTGCATTAACAACATTGGTGGAAGACACTGACCGCCACCAGCGGATGATGCAAGGCCTCATGCAGGCTAATCGTAATCTGAG AGATGAGATACGACAGGAACGAGGTCGGGCATCTCGACAAGAACAACGGGCTAATGAGTTGGAAAACGTGGTGAAAAACATTAAATCAAAAATTTGTCAGCTGGAAGATGAGACGATAGCTAAAGTTTGCCAGCAACAGAATCAAGTCAAAGAACTTCAAAAAGATCAGCAGGTCTCACAG TCAAAATATCAACAGCAACAGGAAAAGCTGCAAGAACAGGAAGAAATTATTGCCCGCTTGCAGAAGGAGCTGTGCAAAGCTGggatggaggagcagcagcgTGTTGCCGCTCAAACCAAAATGTTTTGCCGGTTTTGCAAAAGAGCTCCCAAGTCGCTTCTGGATCAGCA gtttctttgTCTGATTGATTACTATGAATCTCAAATTAATCAAATGAAAAAGGAGCTAAG GCaatataaaaaagatgaagatcACGTACAGAGAGAAGTAAAAAGCAAGGAAGAGTTTTTAAATCTGGATGCTACTCCTAATTATAGAGCACTGCTGATG TCTTTCCAGAATCAGCTTCTTGAAGCAAAAGCCAGGAATGAACAGCTTGTGCTTGAAAATGCAAATCTCAAGAAAGATTTGGAAACAAG ACCTACTGCACAGGAATTAAAACTTTACAAGCAGCGAGTGAAGAAACTAgagaaaattttaaagaaaactatcCA GTCTTCAGGGAGCGGTATCAGAgaaggaacagaagaaaagaaagagccTGAGAATACTGCAGGAGCAGaccagctgcaggcagtgagCCAGCAGTACTTACAG GTGTTGTCCAATATCGATTCTATCATACGAAGTCCAAGAGCTCCGCCATTAATATATAGGCGCAGTAAAGGGCCAGTGCAAAATTATGTCAAAGAGAACGGACAGGAATGTGGATTTGAGCACCTTCCACTCACTATAGAAATGTGGGCAGATCAGCTAATGGCCCTAAAG GATTTACACAGGTCATTGAGAAAACTGACTCTGGAACTGGTGCCCTGGCACACCACAGATCCACAGGAAAACAGAGAATCCATACGAGTTCAAGACCTTCAGTTCATTGTAGATACAGTtttggaagaaatagaaaacaaggaaaag AACAGCCAGACGCCATCCTTACCGACACTGTATGCAATAATCTTGCACTTCCAGAAGCTGTTTGATGTGAATTCTCTGAACGGCATTTATCCACGAATGAATGAGGTTTACACAAAACTGGGGGAACTGACCAACGCTATGAGAAATCTCCACGAGCTCCTGGAACTAG atagTTCAGTTCCACCCACTGTGGTAGTGGATACTGTTGGGAAACTGTGTGACATCATTAACGAGAATGTGAATGAGCAGGTACAGCAGCTTCTGGGGACCCAAGACATTCACAG TATAATCAATAAGCTAGAAGAACATGAGTGCTTCTTTCCACCATTTCAAGCTCTCATTCAAGATTTGCTCCGTCTTCTAG AGATCAGTAACCTGGATGATATTTTACCTACTGTACAAAACTTGAAATTGGCAGCTAGTTAA